Proteins encoded together in one Camelina sativa cultivar DH55 chromosome 9, Cs, whole genome shotgun sequence window:
- the LOC109126330 gene encoding uncharacterized protein LOC109126330 produces MVLVLLSHPTLAVEEDNDEPPLMSNDEFDAALYATSPSKSKGKGKSKGKSLIYKTPNSAFLCFEKVVAEILVNKRASRDCCVGVVKAGKQYLMEFMKFIFQSYEFKRYNYKRFFKINKVWNRCSTEIDAPSSFSG; encoded by the exons ATGGTTTTGGTATTGCTTTCTCATCCAACTTTGGCTGTTGAAGAGGATAATGACGAGCCACCACTCATGTCAAATGACGAGTTTGATGCGGCATTATATGCAACTTCACCGA GTAAGTCCAAAGGTAAAGGTAAGTCcaaaggtaagtccttaat ATACAAAACTCCAAATTCTGCCTTTCTATGTTTTGAAAAAGTGGTAGCTGAAATTCTTGTGAACAAACGTGCTTCAAGGGATTGTTGTGTGGGGGTAGTGAAAGCTGGAAAGCAATATCTAATGGAATTTATGAAATTCATTTTTCAAAGCTATGAATTCAAACGTTATAATTATaaaaggtttttcaaaattaataaagtatGGAACAGATGTTCTACTGAAATTGATGCtccttcatcattttctggttaa
- the LOC104710122 gene encoding uncharacterized protein At4g15970-like, producing MNLSNRFSSKSKTERLNGDDENRSSSTATAASVVMPPCSSANVLRAVLLLSVVFFCFVLYRTSVSLNTVPHGSSSSTLSRISPSLNDSSSSASPPVSVLPHFEEVKEPKLEDVLRRAAMKDRTVILTTLNEAWAAPGSVIDLFFESFRIGKGTKKLLKHLVIIALDAKAYSRCKEFHKHCFRLETEGVDFSGGEAYFMTRSYLKMMWRRIDFLRTVLEMGYNFVFTDADVMWFRNPFPRFYKDADFQIACDHYIGKANDLRNRPNGGFNFVRSSNRTIRFYKYWYDARIKYPKYHDQDVLNFIKADSFIWKIRLRIRFLNTAYFGGFCEPSKDLNLVCTMHANCCFGLESKLHDLRIMLQDWRDYMSLPLHLNQSSGFTWNVPQNCSLDSLRLIDSKDEEESRSPKESKQ from the exons ATGAATCTATCGAACCGTTTCAGCTCCAAGTCCAAGACGGAGAGACTCAACGGCGACGATGAGAATCGTTCTTCCTCCACCGCCACCGCAGCTTCCGTCGTAATGCCACCGTGCTCCTCCGCCAATGTACTCCGAGCCGTTCTTTTACTTTCCGTCGTCTTCTTTTGCTTCGTCCTCTACAGAACCTCTGTTTCACTCAACACCGTCCCCCATGGCTCTTCCTCTTCGACGCTCTCTCGCATTTCTCCCTCTCtcaatgattcttcttcttcggcttcGCCTCCGGTGAGTGTTCTTCCCCACTTC GAGGAAGTTAAGGAACCTAAGCTAGAAGATGTACTGCGTAGAGCTGCAATGAAAGATCGTACAGTGATATTGACAACTTTGAATGAAGCTTGGGCAGCTCCAGGATCTGTGATCGATCTCTTCTTCGAGAGTTTTAGAATCGGGAAAGGAACAAAGAAGCTTTTGAAACACTTGGTGATCATTGCATTGGATGCTAAAGCGTATTCACGTTGCAAAGAGTTCCATAAGCATTGTTTCAGACTTGAAACAGAAGGTGTTGATTTCTCTGGTGGCGAGGCTTACTTCATGACTCGTTCTTACTTGAAAATGATGTGGAGAAGAATCGATTTCCTTCGTACTGTTCTTGAGATGGGTTACAACTTTGTTTTCACG GATGCTGATGTGATGTGGTTCAGGAACCCTTTTCCACGGTTTTACAAAGATGCTGATTTCCAGATTGCTTGTGACCATTACATAGGAAAGGCGAACGATCTAAGGAATAGACCAAATGGAGGATTTAACTTTGTGAGATCAAGTAACCGAACGATACGATTCTACAAGTACTGGTATGATGCAAGGATCAAGTACCCTAAATACCACGACCAGGATGTTCTGAACTTCATCAAGGCAGATTCTTTCATTTGGAAAATCAGGCTTAGGATTAGGTTCTTGAACACAGCTTATTTCGGTGGATTCTGTGAACCAAGCAAAGATTTGAATCTTGTTTGTACAATGCATGCGAATTGCTGCTTTGGCTTGGAGAGTAAGCTTCATGATCTTAGAATCATGCTTCAGGACTGGAGAGATTACATGTCTTTACCACTTCATCTTAACCAATCCTCTGGTTTCACCTGGAACGTCCCACAGAATTGCAG TCTTGATTCACTTCGTTTGATTGATTCtaaggatgaagaagagagcaGATCACCAAAAGAATCTAAACAGTGA
- the LOC104710123 gene encoding putative Myb family transcription factor At1g14600 isoform X3, whose amino-acid sequence MGRCGGRNGNGNVTGVGFKGNGGGGGGVRPYVRSPVPRLRWTPDLHRCFVNAVEMLGGQYRATPKLVLKMMDVKGLTISHVKSHLQMYRGSRLTLGKPEESSSSSSIRRRRRRQDSEEDHLSLHSRNDCLLGFHSFPLSSHSPSLLPLSSRGGGGRRRAEQTTSDSGYHDVDDHDFLPIFNKTTDTTTFPSHHLLPKETEEWRDQEQEQEEGEEEEEDLSLSLSLNHHHQWRSNGSTVSETSEAAVSTCSAPFISKDCFGSSKIDLNLNLSISLLGS is encoded by the exons ATGGGTAGATGTGGTGGGAGAAACGGTAACGGAAACGTTACCGGCGTTGGATTTAAGGGTAacggtggcggtggcggtggtgTAAGGCCTTACGTACGGTCTCCGGTTCCTCGTCTTAGATGGACGCCTGATCTTCACCGTTGTTTCGTTAACGCCGTCGAGATGCTCGGTGGTCAATACC GAGCAACGCCAAAACTTGTTCTTAAGATGATGGACGTGAAGGGACTCACCATTTCACATGTCAAAAGCCAtcttcag ATGTATAGAGGATCTAGACTCACTTTGGGGAAACCag aagaaagctcatcatcatcttcaataagaagaagaagaagaagacaagacagTGAAGAAGATCACTTGTCTTTACACTCAAGGAATGATTGTCTTTTGGGTTTTCactcttttcctctttcttcacattctccttctcttcttcctcttag cagcagaggaggaggaggacgacgAAGAGCAGAGCAGACGACTTCAGACTCTGGTTATCATGATGTTGATGATCATGACTTTCTTCCCATCTTCAACAAGACGACAGATACGACGACGTTTCCATCACATCACCTCCTCCCCAAG GAAACAGAGGAGTGGCGGGACCAAGAGCAAGAacaggaagaaggagaagaagaagaagaagatttgtcgTTGTCTCTGTcgttgaatcatcatcatcagtggAGAAGCAACGGATCAACAGTGAGCGAGACGAGTGAAGCAGCAGTCTCAACTTGTTCTGCACCATTCATCTCCAAAGATTGCTTCGGTTCTTCAAAGATTGATCTTAATCTTAATCTCTCGATTTCTCTCCTCGGTAGTTAA
- the LOC104710123 gene encoding putative Myb family transcription factor At1g14600 isoform X2: MGRCGGRNGNGNVTGVGFKGNGGGGGGVRPYVRSPVPRLRWTPDLHRCFVNAVEMLGGQYRATPKLVLKMMDVKGLTISHVKSHLQMYRGSRLTLGKPEEESSSSSSIRRRRRRQDSEEDHLSLHSRNDCLLGFHSFPLSSHSPSLLPLSRGGGGRRRAEQTTSDSGYHDVDDHDFLPIFNKTTDTTTFPSHHLLPKETEEWRDQEQEQEEGEEEEEDLSLSLSLNHHHQWRSNGSTVSETSEAAVSTCSAPFISKDCFGSSKIDLNLNLSISLLGS, from the exons ATGGGTAGATGTGGTGGGAGAAACGGTAACGGAAACGTTACCGGCGTTGGATTTAAGGGTAacggtggcggtggcggtggtgTAAGGCCTTACGTACGGTCTCCGGTTCCTCGTCTTAGATGGACGCCTGATCTTCACCGTTGTTTCGTTAACGCCGTCGAGATGCTCGGTGGTCAATACC GAGCAACGCCAAAACTTGTTCTTAAGATGATGGACGTGAAGGGACTCACCATTTCACATGTCAAAAGCCAtcttcag ATGTATAGAGGATCTAGACTCACTTTGGGGAAACCag aagaagaaagctcatcatcatcttcaataagaagaagaagaagaagacaagacagTGAAGAAGATCACTTGTCTTTACACTCAAGGAATGATTGTCTTTTGGGTTTTCactcttttcctctttcttcacattctccttctcttcttcctcttag cagaggaggaggaggacgacgAAGAGCAGAGCAGACGACTTCAGACTCTGGTTATCATGATGTTGATGATCATGACTTTCTTCCCATCTTCAACAAGACGACAGATACGACGACGTTTCCATCACATCACCTCCTCCCCAAG GAAACAGAGGAGTGGCGGGACCAAGAGCAAGAacaggaagaaggagaagaagaagaagaagatttgtcgTTGTCTCTGTcgttgaatcatcatcatcagtggAGAAGCAACGGATCAACAGTGAGCGAGACGAGTGAAGCAGCAGTCTCAACTTGTTCTGCACCATTCATCTCCAAAGATTGCTTCGGTTCTTCAAAGATTGATCTTAATCTTAATCTCTCGATTTCTCTCCTCGGTAGTTAA
- the LOC104710123 gene encoding putative Myb family transcription factor At1g14600 isoform X1, with protein MGRCGGRNGNGNVTGVGFKGNGGGGGGVRPYVRSPVPRLRWTPDLHRCFVNAVEMLGGQYRATPKLVLKMMDVKGLTISHVKSHLQMYRGSRLTLGKPEEESSSSSSIRRRRRRQDSEEDHLSLHSRNDCLLGFHSFPLSSHSPSLLPLSSRGGGGRRRAEQTTSDSGYHDVDDHDFLPIFNKTTDTTTFPSHHLLPKETEEWRDQEQEQEEGEEEEEDLSLSLSLNHHHQWRSNGSTVSETSEAAVSTCSAPFISKDCFGSSKIDLNLNLSISLLGS; from the exons ATGGGTAGATGTGGTGGGAGAAACGGTAACGGAAACGTTACCGGCGTTGGATTTAAGGGTAacggtggcggtggcggtggtgTAAGGCCTTACGTACGGTCTCCGGTTCCTCGTCTTAGATGGACGCCTGATCTTCACCGTTGTTTCGTTAACGCCGTCGAGATGCTCGGTGGTCAATACC GAGCAACGCCAAAACTTGTTCTTAAGATGATGGACGTGAAGGGACTCACCATTTCACATGTCAAAAGCCAtcttcag ATGTATAGAGGATCTAGACTCACTTTGGGGAAACCag aagaagaaagctcatcatcatcttcaataagaagaagaagaagaagacaagacagTGAAGAAGATCACTTGTCTTTACACTCAAGGAATGATTGTCTTTTGGGTTTTCactcttttcctctttcttcacattctccttctcttcttcctcttag cagcagaggaggaggaggacgacgAAGAGCAGAGCAGACGACTTCAGACTCTGGTTATCATGATGTTGATGATCATGACTTTCTTCCCATCTTCAACAAGACGACAGATACGACGACGTTTCCATCACATCACCTCCTCCCCAAG GAAACAGAGGAGTGGCGGGACCAAGAGCAAGAacaggaagaaggagaagaagaagaagaagatttgtcgTTGTCTCTGTcgttgaatcatcatcatcagtggAGAAGCAACGGATCAACAGTGAGCGAGACGAGTGAAGCAGCAGTCTCAACTTGTTCTGCACCATTCATCTCCAAAGATTGCTTCGGTTCTTCAAAGATTGATCTTAATCTTAATCTCTCGATTTCTCTCCTCGGTAGTTAA
- the LOC104710123 gene encoding putative Myb family transcription factor At1g14600 isoform X4, whose translation MGRCGGRNGNGNVTGGGVRPYVRSPVPRLRWTPDLHRCFVNAVEMLGGQYRATPKLVLKMMDVKGLTISHVKSHLQMYRGSRLTLGKPEEESSSSSSIRRRRRRQDSEEDHLSLHSRNDCLLGFHSFPLSSHSPSLLPLSSRGGGGRRRAEQTTSDSGYHDVDDHDFLPIFNKTTDTTTFPSHHLLPKETEEWRDQEQEQEEGEEEEEDLSLSLSLNHHHQWRSNGSTVSETSEAAVSTCSAPFISKDCFGSSKIDLNLNLSISLLGS comes from the exons ATGGGTAGATGTGGTGGGAGAAACGGTAACGGAAACGTTACC ggcggtggtgTAAGGCCTTACGTACGGTCTCCGGTTCCTCGTCTTAGATGGACGCCTGATCTTCACCGTTGTTTCGTTAACGCCGTCGAGATGCTCGGTGGTCAATACC GAGCAACGCCAAAACTTGTTCTTAAGATGATGGACGTGAAGGGACTCACCATTTCACATGTCAAAAGCCAtcttcag ATGTATAGAGGATCTAGACTCACTTTGGGGAAACCag aagaagaaagctcatcatcatcttcaataagaagaagaagaagaagacaagacagTGAAGAAGATCACTTGTCTTTACACTCAAGGAATGATTGTCTTTTGGGTTTTCactcttttcctctttcttcacattctccttctcttcttcctcttag cagcagaggaggaggaggacgacgAAGAGCAGAGCAGACGACTTCAGACTCTGGTTATCATGATGTTGATGATCATGACTTTCTTCCCATCTTCAACAAGACGACAGATACGACGACGTTTCCATCACATCACCTCCTCCCCAAG GAAACAGAGGAGTGGCGGGACCAAGAGCAAGAacaggaagaaggagaagaagaagaagaagatttgtcgTTGTCTCTGTcgttgaatcatcatcatcagtggAGAAGCAACGGATCAACAGTGAGCGAGACGAGTGAAGCAGCAGTCTCAACTTGTTCTGCACCATTCATCTCCAAAGATTGCTTCGGTTCTTCAAAGATTGATCTTAATCTTAATCTCTCGATTTCTCTCCTCGGTAGTTAA
- the LOC104710124 gene encoding NADH dehydrogenase [ubiquinone] 1 beta subcomplex subunit 7-like, producing the protein MEVPGSSKKMIATQEEMSAAKIPLGSRDQCAHLLIPLNKCRQAEFFLPWKCEDERHVYEKCEYELVMERMLAMKKIREEEALAKKNKVQGSGVPLLPKTANA; encoded by the coding sequence atggaggtTCCAGGTTCATCGAAGAAGATGATCGCAACGCAGGAAGAGATGTCTGCAGCTAAAATACCGCTGGGTTCAAGAGATCAGTGCGCTCATCTGTTGATTCCTCTCAACAAGTGTCGTCAGGCTGAGTTTTTCCTCCCGTGGAAATGCGAAGACGAGCGTCACGTTTACGAGAAGTGCGAGTACGAGCTTGTCATGGAGAGGATGCTCGCGATGAAGAAGATCCGTGAGGAAGAAGCTTTGGCTAAAAAGAATAAAGTACAAGGGAGCGGTGTCCCTCTTCTCCCTAAAACTGCTAATGCTTAG
- the LOC104710125 gene encoding protein NRT1/ PTR FAMILY 8.3, which produces MGSIEEEQRPLIEEGLILQEAKLYAEDGSVDFNGNPPLKEKTGNWKACPFILGNECCERLAYYGIAGNLITYLTTKLHQGNVSAATNVTTWQGTCYLTPLIGAILADAYWGRYWTIACFSGIYFIGMSALTLSASVPALKPAECIGDFCPSATPAQYAMFFGGLYLIALGTGGIKPCVSSFGADQFDDTDSRERVRKASFFNWFYFSINIGALVSSSLLVWIQENRGWGLGFGIPTVFMGLAIASFFFGTPLYRFQKPGGSPITRISQVVVASFRKSSVKVPEDPTLLYETQDKSSAIAGSRKIEHTNDSKYLDKAAVISEEELKSGDFSNSWRLCTVTQVEELKILIRMFPIWVSGIIFSAVYAQMSTMFVQQGRAMNCKIGSFQLPPAALGTFDTASVIIWVPLYDRFIVPFARRFTGVDKGFTEIQRMGIGLFVSVLCMAAAAVVEIIRLHMANDLGLVESGAPVPISVLWQIPQYFILGAGEVFYFIGQLEFFYDQSPDAMRSLCSALALLTNALGNYLSSLILTLVTYFTTMNGQQGWISDNLNSGHLDYFFWLLAGLSLVNMAVYYFSAARYKQKKAS; this is translated from the exons ATGGGTTCCATCGAAGAAGAGCAAAGACCTCTCATCGAAGAAGGTTTAATTTTACAG GAAGCGAAATTGTATGCTGAAGATGGTTCGGTTGACTTTAATGGGAACCCACCATTAAAGGAGAAAACAGGGAACTGGAAAGCTTGTCCTTTCATTCTTGGTAATGAATGCTGTGAGAGGCTAGCTTACTATGGTATTGCTGGGAATCTAATCACTTACCTCACCACTAAGCTTCATCAAGGAAACGTTTCTGCTGCTACAAACGTTACCACATGGCAAGGGACTTGTTATCTTACTCCTCTCATTGGAGCTATCTTAGCCGATGCTTACTGGGGAAGATACTGGACCATCGCTTGTTTCTCTGGGATTTATTTCATC GGGATGTCGGCGCTTACTCTTTCAGCTTCAGTTCCAGCATTGAAGCCAGCGGAATGCATTGGTGATTTTTGTCCATCAGCAACGCCAGCTCagtatgcaatgttttttggCGGGCTTTACCTGATCGCTCTCGGCACTGGAGGTATCAAACCGTGTGTCTCATCCTTTGGTGCAGATCAGTTTGATGACACGGACTCGCGTGAACGTGTTAGAAAAGCTTCCTTCTTCAACTGGTTTTACTTTTCAATCAATATTGGAGCACTTGTGTCATCTAGTCTTCTAGTTTGGATTCAAGAGAATCGCGGGTGGGGTTTAGGTTTTGGGATACCAACCGTGTTCATGGGACTCGCCATTGCAAGTTTCTTCTTTGGCACACCACTTTATAGGTTTCAGAAGCCTGGAGGAAGTCCTATAACTCGGATTTCACAAGTCGTGGTTGCTTCATTCCGGAAATCTTCTGTCAAAGTCCCTGAAGACCCCACGCTTCTGTATGAAACACAAGACAAGAGCTCTGCTATTGCTGGAAGTAGAAAGATCGAGCATACCAATGATagcaa GTATCTTGACAAAGCCGCTGTTATCTCAGAAGAAGAGTTAAAGTCTGGAGATTTTTCCAACTCGTGGAGACTATGCACTGTAACGCAAGTTGAAGAACTTAAGATTCTGATTCGAATGTTCCCAATCTGGGTATCCGGGATCATATTCTCAGCTGTATACGCACAAATGTCAACAATGTTTGTTCAACAAGGCCGTGCCATGAACTGCAAAATTGGATCTTTCCAGCTTCCTCCAGCAGCACTCGGGACATTCGACACAGCTAGTGTTATCATCTGGGTTCCTCTCTACGACCGGTTCATCGTTCCTTTTGCAAGACGGTTCACAGGAGTAGACAAAGGATTCACCGAGATACAACGAATGGGAATCGGTCTATTTGTCTCTGTTCTCTGTATGGCAGCTGCAGCCGTTGTCGAAATCATCCGTCTCCACATGGCCAACGACCTCGGACTAGTCGAGTCTGGAGCCCCGGTTCCGATATCCGTCTTATGGCAGATCCCGCAGTACTTCATTCTCGGTGCAGGTGAAGTGTTCTACTTCATCGGTCAGCTAGAATTCTTCTACGACCAATCTCCAGACGCAATGAGAAGCTTGTGCAGTGCCTTGGCTCTATTGACCAATGCTCTTGGGAACTACTTGAGCTCGTTGATCCTCACACTCGTGACTTACTTCACAACAATGAATGGCCAACAAGGTTGGATTTCAGATAATCTCAATTCAGGTCATCTGGATTACTTCTTCTGGCTTTTGGCTGGTCTTAGCCTTGTGAACATGGCGGTTTACTACTTCTCTGCTGCTAGGTATAAGCAGAAGAAAGCTTCGTAG
- the LOC104710126 gene encoding protein NRT1/ PTR FAMILY 8.4 isoform X2 yields MTWQGTCYITPLIGALIADAYWGRYWTIACFSAIYFAGMIALTLSASVPGLKPAKCIGSLCPPATTVQSTVLFSGLYLIALGTGGIKPCVSSFGADQFDKTDPSERVRKASFFNWFYFTINVGAFVSSTVLVWIQENCGWELGFLIPTVFMGLATISFFFGTPLYRFQKPKGSPITRVCQVLVAAYRNLNLKFSEEYHTHLFETWDMSSSNTGDCKIEHTDGYKFLDKAAIISEGEAKSDPWKLCTVTQVEEVKIMLRLFPIWASGIIFSVLHSQIYTLFVQQGRSMRRTIGSFEIPPATLGMFDTASVLISVPIYDRIIVPCVRRFTGLAKGFTELQRMGIGLFVSVLSLTFAAIVETVRLQLARDLDLVESGDTVPLTIFWQIPQYFLMGTAGVFFFVGRIEFFYEQSPDSMRSLCSAWALLTTTLGNYLSSMIITVVAYLSGKDCWIPSDNINNGHLDYFFWLLVCLGFFNIPVFVFFSVKYTHKKV; encoded by the exons ATGACGTGGCAAGGGACATGTTACATCACTCCTCTTATTGGAGCTTTAATAGCTGATGCTTATTGGGGAAGATATTGGACTATTGCTTGTTTCTCTGCCATTTATTTCGCC GGAATGATTGCACTGACACTCTCAGCTTCAGTTCCTGGTCTTAAGCCAGCAAAATGCATTGGCTCTCTTTGTCCACCAGCAACAACGGTTCAGTCCACCGTTTTATTTTCAGGGCTTTACCTTATCGCTCTTGGAACAGGAGGAATCAAACCATGTGTCTCATCCTTTGGTGCTGATCAGTTTGACAAGACTGATCCAAGCGAACGAGTCAGAAAAGCTTCTTTCTTTAACTGGTTTTACTTCACCATCAACGTTGGTGCGTTTGTTTCATCTACTGTTCTAGTGTGGATTCAAGAGAATTGTGGATGGGAATTAGGATTCTTGATACCAACCGTGTTCATGGGACTTGCTACCATAAGTTTCTTCTTTGGCACGCCACTTTATAGATTTCAGAAACCTAAAGGTAGCCCGATTACTCGAGTCTGCCAAGTTCTTGTTGCTGCATACCGTAACTTGAATCTCAAGTTCTCTGAAGAGTACCACACACATTTATTTGAAACATGGGATATGAGCTCTTCAAATACTGGAGACTGCAAGATAGAGCACACGGACGgttacaa GTTTCTTGACAAAGCCGCAATTATATCAGAAGGAGAAGCCAAATCTGATCCATGGAAGCTCTGTACAGTGACTCAAGTCGAAGAAGTAAAAATTATGTTACGTTTGTTCCCCATTTGGGCCTCAGGAATCATCTTCTCAGTCCTCCATTCACAGATTTACACTCTCTTTGTTCAACAAGGACGGTCCATGAGACGAACCATCGGCTCATTTGAGATCCCTCCAGCTACTCTCGGGATGTTTGATACTGCAAGTGTCCTTATATCTGTCCCAATCTATGACCGCATCATCGTTCCCTGTGTGAGACGGTTCACAGGCTTAGCTAAAGGATTCACCGAGCTACAACGAATGGGGATTGGACTTTTTGTCTCTGTCTTGAGCTTGACATTTGCAGCTATCGTTGAGACGGTTCGGTTACAGTTAGCCCGAGATCTTGATCTAGTGGAAAGTGGAGACACTGTTCCATTAACCATCTTTTGGCAAATCCCTCAGTATTTCCTTATGGGAACAGctggagttttcttctttgttggaCGAATCGAGTTTTTCTATGAGCAGTCTCCAGATTCGATGAGAAGCTTGTGTAGTGCTTGGGCTCTTCTCACTACCACATTAGGAAACTACTTGAGCTCTATGATCATTACAGTTGTGGCGTATTTGAGCGGCAAAGATTGTTGGATTCCTTCAGACAACATTAACAATGGCCATCTTGACTACTTCTTCTGGCTTTTGGTCTGTCTTGGATTTTTTAACATACcggtttttgtcttcttctctgtgAAATACACTCACAAAAAGgtttga
- the LOC104710126 gene encoding protein NRT1/ PTR FAMILY 8.4 isoform X1, translating into MGSIDEEVSLLEAEESLIQEELKLYAEDGSIDIYGNPPLKQKIGNWKACPFIFANECCERLAYYGIAKNLITYFTNELHETNVAAARHVMTWQGTCYITPLIGALIADAYWGRYWTIACFSAIYFAGMIALTLSASVPGLKPAKCIGSLCPPATTVQSTVLFSGLYLIALGTGGIKPCVSSFGADQFDKTDPSERVRKASFFNWFYFTINVGAFVSSTVLVWIQENCGWELGFLIPTVFMGLATISFFFGTPLYRFQKPKGSPITRVCQVLVAAYRNLNLKFSEEYHTHLFETWDMSSSNTGDCKIEHTDGYKFLDKAAIISEGEAKSDPWKLCTVTQVEEVKIMLRLFPIWASGIIFSVLHSQIYTLFVQQGRSMRRTIGSFEIPPATLGMFDTASVLISVPIYDRIIVPCVRRFTGLAKGFTELQRMGIGLFVSVLSLTFAAIVETVRLQLARDLDLVESGDTVPLTIFWQIPQYFLMGTAGVFFFVGRIEFFYEQSPDSMRSLCSAWALLTTTLGNYLSSMIITVVAYLSGKDCWIPSDNINNGHLDYFFWLLVCLGFFNIPVFVFFSVKYTHKKV; encoded by the exons atgGGTTCCATTGATGAAGAAGTGTCATTGCTAGAAGCTGAAGAATCTCTCATACAG gAAGAATTGAAATTGTATGCTGAAGATGGTTCAATAGATATTTATGGAAACCCACCGTTGAAACAGAAAATAGGAAACTGGAAAGCTTGTCCATTCATTTTTG CAAATGAATGCTGCGAACGGTTGGCTTATTATGGCATTGCCAAGAATCTAATCACTTACTTCACAAATGAGTTGCATGAGACCAATGTTGCTGCGGCTAGACACGTCATGACGTGGCAAGGGACATGTTACATCACTCCTCTTATTGGAGCTTTAATAGCTGATGCTTATTGGGGAAGATATTGGACTATTGCTTGTTTCTCTGCCATTTATTTCGCC GGAATGATTGCACTGACACTCTCAGCTTCAGTTCCTGGTCTTAAGCCAGCAAAATGCATTGGCTCTCTTTGTCCACCAGCAACAACGGTTCAGTCCACCGTTTTATTTTCAGGGCTTTACCTTATCGCTCTTGGAACAGGAGGAATCAAACCATGTGTCTCATCCTTTGGTGCTGATCAGTTTGACAAGACTGATCCAAGCGAACGAGTCAGAAAAGCTTCTTTCTTTAACTGGTTTTACTTCACCATCAACGTTGGTGCGTTTGTTTCATCTACTGTTCTAGTGTGGATTCAAGAGAATTGTGGATGGGAATTAGGATTCTTGATACCAACCGTGTTCATGGGACTTGCTACCATAAGTTTCTTCTTTGGCACGCCACTTTATAGATTTCAGAAACCTAAAGGTAGCCCGATTACTCGAGTCTGCCAAGTTCTTGTTGCTGCATACCGTAACTTGAATCTCAAGTTCTCTGAAGAGTACCACACACATTTATTTGAAACATGGGATATGAGCTCTTCAAATACTGGAGACTGCAAGATAGAGCACACGGACGgttacaa GTTTCTTGACAAAGCCGCAATTATATCAGAAGGAGAAGCCAAATCTGATCCATGGAAGCTCTGTACAGTGACTCAAGTCGAAGAAGTAAAAATTATGTTACGTTTGTTCCCCATTTGGGCCTCAGGAATCATCTTCTCAGTCCTCCATTCACAGATTTACACTCTCTTTGTTCAACAAGGACGGTCCATGAGACGAACCATCGGCTCATTTGAGATCCCTCCAGCTACTCTCGGGATGTTTGATACTGCAAGTGTCCTTATATCTGTCCCAATCTATGACCGCATCATCGTTCCCTGTGTGAGACGGTTCACAGGCTTAGCTAAAGGATTCACCGAGCTACAACGAATGGGGATTGGACTTTTTGTCTCTGTCTTGAGCTTGACATTTGCAGCTATCGTTGAGACGGTTCGGTTACAGTTAGCCCGAGATCTTGATCTAGTGGAAAGTGGAGACACTGTTCCATTAACCATCTTTTGGCAAATCCCTCAGTATTTCCTTATGGGAACAGctggagttttcttctttgttggaCGAATCGAGTTTTTCTATGAGCAGTCTCCAGATTCGATGAGAAGCTTGTGTAGTGCTTGGGCTCTTCTCACTACCACATTAGGAAACTACTTGAGCTCTATGATCATTACAGTTGTGGCGTATTTGAGCGGCAAAGATTGTTGGATTCCTTCAGACAACATTAACAATGGCCATCTTGACTACTTCTTCTGGCTTTTGGTCTGTCTTGGATTTTTTAACATACcggtttttgtcttcttctctgtgAAATACACTCACAAAAAGgtttga